The following are encoded together in the Brassica napus cultivar Da-Ae chromosome A9, Da-Ae, whole genome shotgun sequence genome:
- the LOC106367584 gene encoding RING-H2 finger protein ATL47, whose protein sequence is MSQMIHQIHLKNEDSIQISPAPAAPPLTANHSSNRISPILLFIIVLLSVVFFICSILHLTVKCYLKKKRSRLSSSAADSDRNPELSDSSDTYQRQLQQLFHLHDSGLDQALIDALPVFLYKEIKGSKEPFDCAVCLCEFSEDDKLRLLPICSHAFHIDCIDTWLLSNSTCPLCRGTLYPLGHQFENPDFNFGFFAGEDGERASPGEKPAESDIMSGKRVFSVRLGKFRSSNINEGEGGGGGGGETSGCVSVNSSLDNRRCFSMGSYQYIVAESDLVVALCPNNEGSKNVKGESESNVEGKKLNMRSKGESFSVSKIWQWSNKRSKFANQAETNLVGSSSASSSSYACSGSTVGAGLSLNGRRFQGP, encoded by the coding sequence atgtctCAAATGATTCATCAAATCCACCTCAAAAACGAAGATTCGATCCAAATCTCACCTGCTCCTGCTGCTCCTCCCCTCACCGCGAATCACTCATCTAATCGAATAAGCCCAATCCTTCTCTTCATCATCGTTCTCCTCTccgtcgtcttcttcatctGCAGCATCCTACATTTAACGGTCAAATGTTACTTAAAGAAGAAAAGATCGAGACTTTCTTCCTCCGCGGCGGATTCCGATCGAAACCCAGAACTCTCCGACTCCTCCGACACTTACCAGAGACAGCTCCAGCAGCTGTTCCATCTCCACGACTCTGGTCTCGATCAAGCCCTGATCGATGCCCTTCCCGTTTTCCTCTACAAAGAGATCAAAGGCTCCAAAGAGCCGTTCGATTGCGCGGTGTGTCTCTGCGAATTCTCCGAAGACGATAAGCTCAGGCTGCTTCCGATTTGCAGCCACGCTTTCCACATCGATTGTATCGACACGTGGCTGCTCTCGAACTCGACGTGTCCGCTCTGCAGAGGAACCCTTTATCCGTTAGGGCACCAATTCGAAAACCCGGATTTCAATTTCGGGTTTTTCGCCGGAGAAGATGGAGAGAGGGCTTCTCCGGGGGAGAAACCGGCGGAGAGTGATATCATGAGTGGGAAGAGAGTGTTCTCAGTGAGGCTTGGGAAGTTCAGGAGCAGTAATATTAATGAAggtgaaggaggaggaggaggaggaggagagacaaGTGGGTGTGTGAGTGTGAACAGTAGTCTTGACAACAGGAGATGTTTCTCAATGGGGTCTTATCAGTACATAGTGGCTGAATCAGATCTGGTGGTTGCTTTGTGTCCTAATAATGAAGGTTCGAAGAATGTGAAAGGAGAGAGTGAGAGTAATGTTGAAGGGAAGAAGCTTAACATGAGAAGCAAAGGTGAGAGCTTTTCTGTGTCAAAGATTTGGCAATGGTCTAATAAAAGATCAAAGTTTGCAAACCAAGCAGAAACCAAT